The genomic window AGATTCTATAAAAGGTAATACATCCTGGGCCGTTTCTACAGGTGCGGAATACGGAACCGTTTTGCCGACTAATATTCATTTGGAAAGTTATCCAAACAGAGGATATACCGGCTATTCATTCCAATTTTTGAAACAGGCAACAGGGGCAAAAGATTGGGAAAAATTGTATAATTATCCTCAATACGGTATTGGTTTTTTTGCTTTTGATTTTCTTGAGAATAAACAAATGGGAAGCCCTTTTGCTGTTTATGGAATATATAACGCCAAAATTAAGCAATGGGGAAAGCTTAAATGGTCTCATCATATTAATTTTGGTATTTCTTTTAATTCAAATCCTTTTGATCTGGAGAACAGATATTATAATACTTCAGTAGGTTCAAAAACTAATATGTTTATTAGTGTAGGAACTGGCTTGTATTATGAAATGGGGAAACATTTTGATTTAGGATTGAATCTCAAATTTAATCATCTTTCAAATGGATCATTGAAAATCCCGAATAAAGGATTGAATAGTGTGGCACCTCAGTTGAGTCTGGTGTATTACCCGGAAAGAGTGACTATTAAAAGAGATGATTCCGTTACAACAAACAATAAAAAATATAATACATTAGAGTTTTCAGTATTTGCAGGAAGAAAAGATGCTTTTTATAAAGGTGAAAGAAGAGACGAAATAAAATTATATGACGGGTTTGATTATTCAATATATGGAACAGAAGCTTTTTATTTACGTCAATATTCTGCTAAGTCAGCATATGGAATAGGGATAGGAATAACTAAGGATGAAGAATATAACAACACCATGTATGTTTCAGACAGTACATTATATCAAAAAAAACGTTTTTCTCATAGCCAGCTTTTGTTTAGTGTTATTCCCACCTATCGTTTGATGATTGGTAATTTATATGTGAATGTGGGAGCAGGATACTATGCGTTCAAAAAAACAACAAAATATGATAAAACCGCTTTCTTTCAAAGAATAGGGTTACAGTATCAGTTTACAGATCGTTTATTTGCCTCATTCGGAATCAATGCTTATGATTTCCATGTTGCCAATTATCTGGAATGGAAACTGGGCTATACTTTTTCCAAAAAAGCCAGAAAATAGAAGTCTGAATGTTTTTTTGATCAAACGAAAACCTTTTTGGAACTCAATTTTCGGTTTTATCCAAATAATACATTAAATTTGCAAACGAAAATTTAAAGAGTTTAAATAATAATCGTACTCAATACGGAGTACAATAGACGAAAATTTATGAGTATACCTCAAGCGTTTACAGAAACGATTACTCTTGCAGACGGAAGAGAAATCACACTTGAAACAGGGAAGCTGGCAAAACAGGCTGACGGATCTGTGGTAGTAAAAATGGGCGGAACAATGCTTTTAGCAACTGTTGTAGCCAATAAAGAAGCAAATCCGGGAGTGGATTTTTTACCTTTAACGGTAGATTACAGAGAGAAATTTTATGCAGGAGGTAGAATTCCGGGAAACTTTTTTCGTAGAGAAGCAAGACCTTCTGATCAGGAAATTTTAACAATGCGTTTGGTAGACAGAGTGCTACGTCCGCTTTTCCCTGAAGATTTCCATGCGGAAGTTCAGGTAATGATTTCATTAATTTCTTACGATGGGCAAACAATTCCTGATGATTTAGCAGGTTTAGCAGCTTCTGCAGCGATTGCTATTACTGATATTCCTTTCAACGGACCAATGTCTGAAGTAAGAGTGGTAAGATTCAACGGTGAGTTGGCGATCAATCCAAGCTACGAGCAGTTAAAAGATTCTGAACTTGATATTATGGTTGGAGCTACTAAAGACTCAATCGTAATGGTAGAAGGAGAGATGAAAGAGATCTCTGAGCAGGAAATGCTGGAAGCAATCATCTTCGCTCATGCTGAAATCAAAAAACAAATCGAAGCTCAGGAAAGATTAGCTGAAAAAGTAGGAAAAGCTTTCCCTAAAAGAGAATATTCTCACGAAACTCACGACGAGGAAATTCGTGAAAAAGTTTGGAGAGAAACTTACGATAAAGTATACGAAGTGGCAAAAACTCCATCCGGAAAAGAAGAAAGAGGAGAAAAGTTCAAAGCGGTTCGTGAAGAGTTTTTAGCTCAATATGCTGATAATGAAGAAGAATTGGAAAGAGTAACACCTTTCGTAAAAGTATATTATCATGATGTAGAAAAAGAAGCAATGCGTCAGATGATCCTTGAAGACAATATCCGTCTGGATGGCCGTGATCCTCAAACGATCCGTCCGATCTGGTCAGAAATTGACTATCTTCCGGGAGCTCACGGTTCTGCAATCTTTACAAGAGGGGAAACTCAGTCTTTAACGGCTGTTACGTTAGGTTCCGTAAAAGATGCGAACATGGTAGACAGCGTAATCACTCAGCACGACGAAAAATTCTTCCTACATTATAATTTCCCTCCATTCTCAACAGGTGAAGCAAGACCTTTAAGAGGAACTTCAAGAAGAGAAGTAGGACACGGAAACTTAGCTCAAAGAGCTTTGCAGGCAGTAATTCCTGAAGAAAATCCATACACCATCAGAATTGTTTCTGATATCTTAGAATCAAACGGTTCGTCTTCAATGGCAACAGTTTGTGCAGGAACATTAGCATTAATGGATGCCGGTGTGCAAATTACAAAGCCCGTTTCAGGTATTGCAATGGGATTGATCACTGACGTAAAATCAGGAAAATTCACGGTACTTTCAGATATCTTAGGAGATGAAGATCACCTTGGAGATATGGACTTTAAAGTAACGGGAACTGCAGACGGTATTACAGCTTGTCAGATGGATATCAAAATTCAGGGACTTTCTATGGACATCATGGAAAAAGCTTTGATGCAGGCAAGAGACGGAAGATTACATATCTTAAATAAAATCACGGAAACGATCTCTGAACCAAGAGAAGATGTGAAACCTCACGCTCCGAAAATGGTGGTAATGGAAATTCCTAAAGATTTCATTGGTGCCGTAATCGGACCTGGTGGAAAAATCATTCAGCAAATGCAGAAAGATACGGAAACCGTTATCGCAATTGAAGAAATTGGTGAAATCGGACGTATTGAAATCGCAGGAACAGACAGAGAGAAAATTAACGCTGCTGTTGCTAAGATTAATGAAATTACTTTCGTACCGGTTGTAGGTGAAGTTTACAAAGGTAAAGTAGTGAAAGTAATGGATTTCGGAGCTTTTGTAGCTATTGCTAAAGGAACCGAAGGTCTTCTTCACATCTCGGAAATCGAGTGGAAGCGTTTAGACAAAGTTCCTTATGCGGAAGGTGATGAAGTTGAAGTAAAATTCATGGGGTATGATGATCGTAAGAAAATGAAACTTTCAAGAAAAGTTCTTCTACCAAGACCTCCAAAACCGGAAGCTAAACCAAAGCAAGAAGTACAAGCTCAGGCAGGAGGTGAAAAACCTGCTGAACAAGCTTAATAAAATAGAAACCACCGGAATTTCCGGTGGTTTTTTGTTTTTATCTCTTTGATATTTTGATTATTTGATATCCGTTAATTTCATTTTTCGTATATTTGTATCTCATCAGTGAAAATTCTTTATCTTTAAACTAAGAATAAGAATTTGGATATTCATTTTTTTCTTCTTTTCATTTTTTACTGCCGTTTAAAATTGTAAAGCGGCAATTTGGATCATCAATTAATGAAAAGCTTATAAAGAAGCTTAGATGTTTCTCTTTGAGAAATATAATGGTGTGGAATTAGTTTATTTTTATATCTAAGCTAATTAATAATACTCGATAATTTTAATTTTATAATAATATATGGCAGATTCTTTCTCTAAAAAAGAAAATTTCAAGAAGAAACAGCAAAAACAAAAAGAAAAAGCTTTACGTCGCGAAGAACGTAAAGAAAACAATGACAAAGGCAAAAGTCTTGATGAAATGTTTATGTATGTAGATGCAAACGGGCAACTGACATCTACACCACCTGATAATGATGAAAGAGTTGAAATAGATCTTGACAACATCCAGTTGGGTGCTGCTCCAATTGAAGCTGAAGAAGCTTTAAAAACAGGAATTGTAACTTTTTTAAGTGAAAAAGGTTATGGATTCATCACGGAAGATAAAACAAAAGAAAATATCTTCTTCCATAACAATAATTGTATAGATCCTATTAAAAAAGGAAATAAAGTATCTTTTGAAAAAGAAAAATCTCCGAAAGGATTTTCTGCAACAGAGATCAGATTGGTAAAATAATTAATCCCACCTCAGATTAATTTCTCAGATATAGTAGAATCCCTCAAAAAAAATGAGGGATTTTGTATGTTTATAAATGACGAGATTTAATTATCTTTAAACAAAAACTTATGAAAAAATTATTGCTTCTTTCTCTTATCGGTTTTGCTTCTTCTTCCTTTGCACAGACGGTAAATGATGTCCCTCTTAAAGATATTGAGGTTGATTATGTTCAGATTATCGGAACAGGAAGATCATTGAGCACCAAAGTAAATGTTGAAATTGATTTTGGACAGGAAACCAAGTCGATTTCCTTTAAAAACGGAACAAACATTAAAGACGAGAGAGGACGGAACATGAAGTTTAATTCAATGATGGATGCGCTTAACTTTATGTCTGCAAACGGGTATTCCTTCCAGTTTGCTTACACTATGAATGATGAAAAAGATAAGGCGATTTATTATATTTTAAAGAAGAATAAATAACAAAATCCACCGAAATTTTCGGTGGATTTTTATCGTACATTTTATGATTATCCGTTTCCAATTCTCTGCTTAAGATCATCCGCACCACCTGTTTTTCTGGGCTGCCCCGATTTTCCTGTCCCGAAATTGTAAGTATAGGAAAGCATGGCAACTCGGGTATCCCTTCTTACAATAAAATTTTCGACATAGCTGTTATAGATGTTTCTTGCTTCAGGATTGCTTGTGAAGAAAATATCATTGAAAGAAAATTTGAGGGTGCTGTTGTTTTTAAATTTCTTCTGAGCACCGATATTTACAGACCACATCGGTTTCAGGAACATATAGGCATAGACTTCTTTTGCTTTATAATTTCCGTTTAGTTCGGCGGTAAATCCGTTTCCTAATTTAAAAGAATTATTACTGTTGAGATCAAAAGTGAAATTCCCCTGATTTTTGATAGAAGTATCAGAAATATTGCCGGTGTAACTTCCATAATAGAAATTCGCATTATTGTTCATATCCCACCATTTCGTAACTTTTACCGGAGCAATCAGATTCAGTCCGAAATAGGAAGCCGAACTTAGGTTTTCATTGGCTTGAACGACAACAATATTTCCGTTTTCAACAGTCGGTTTTAAAACATCGGTAATATTATTTTTTGTTTTACTGTAACTCAACGTTGCAAAATATTTATTGCTCAGACTGTATGTAAATTCATAATTCATGGTAGTTTGCGGGTTCAGATCCGGGTTTCCTGCCTGATACGTCGTAAGATCCAGATAAAATTTAAAAGGATTAAGCTGTTTGTAAGTCGGTCTGGTAATTCTTCGGCTGAAATTGAGTTCTACCGTATTTTTATCATTCAGATCATAAGAAAAAACCGCGCTTGGGAATAATTGCGTATAATTCTTTTTATTAATTTGATTCGTGGTTATTTGATTTCCAGTAACATTCGTATTCTCTACTCTCAATCCGAAATTCACTTTGAATTTTTCCCAGTTTTTAATTAAATTTCCATAAACTGCATTAATATTTTCTTCGTAAATGAAATGATTGGTCTTGGAATAATCAAGCTCTAAATTCCCGGAGCTGGCATTAAAATACTGAAGATCATTATCCGCCTTTACAAAACTGGTTTTAATCCCGGCTTCTAATTTCCAGTTCTTTTTGAAAACTTTGGTAAGATCGGATTTCAGGGAATAAATATTCAGATTTCCACCCAAATCTCCCTTTAAATTATAAGGATTGGGTGCAGAGACAGTGGAAGGCAAAAGATTTCCATCGACATCAAAATTTCTGGTAATAAAATTCTGCAATGAAGTGTTTGAATAATTGATATAATCTACATCTGTCGTCAGTTCCGAACCTAATGAATCGATGGTAAGCTTATGATTAAGGTTCAATGCAATATTTTTCCAATGATCGCGGTTATTACTCGTTGTATTGGAACTTCCTGCCGGTTGATAATGATGATCCAAAATAGACGTATTATTATTGCTGGTCGGATCAAATCTGTTGCTGATAAAACCTACTGAAAATCCGAGGACATTCTTATCGTTCATGTAATAATCCATTCCAACTTTGGCGATGTGGTTTCGGAAATTCATTTTCAGGAAATTATCCTGGATATAGGCCTGCTTAAAATTTCCATTTTCATAAAAACTTCTGTCGAGAAGCAATTTATTGTAGAATTCACGGTAGGCAAAGCTGTAGTTCGCAAAAAGATTCACTTTTTTATTTCGGTGATTGATGCTGAAGCTATTGTTGTTTTTAATATATTTTCCTGTTCCCAAAGCCGTTGAAACACTTCCATTCGTTCCTTTTCGCTGGTCTTTTTTAAGCTTAATATTAATGATCGAAGTCCCGGCTGCATCATATTTTGAAGATGGGTTGGTGATAAATTCTACTTTTTCAACACTGGCAGAGGGAATTCCCCGAAGATAATTGGCAAGATCGGTTCCGTTCATCGGCGTATTTTTTCCGTCGATCTGTACCAAGAGATTGCCTTTCCCTCTCAGACTGATGTTGTCATTATTGTCAATTTTTACGCCCGGAGCTTTTTCCAGGACTTCAAAAGCAGAATTTCCGGTACTTACAATGCTGTTTTCAACATTCAGGATCATTTTTCCGTCCTGTCTTTCGATATAAGGTTTTGCTTTGGTAATCACCACGCTTTCAATCACTTTTTCGTTCAATGAAATGGAAGGCAGCGTTGTATTTTCTGTTACGGCAATGTTTTCAGATGTATATGTTTCTGCACCGTTTCGGTTGATCTTTAAGGAATAATTTCCCGAAGCGAGGTCATTAAAGCTAAAATTCCCTTTAGAATCGGCAATTTCAGTTTTCACCAGTTTGTTCTCGGAATTGAACAAATTAATTTCCATCTGATTCACCTTATCCGAATCAATTTTTCCGGATAAAGAGAAATTCTGCAGCGTTTGCGCCGTCAGCAGGCTAAAGACTGAGATAAGCCAAAAGAAAACGAGTAAAAATATTCTGGTCATTGTGTTGATTATTTAGAGGTAAGACAGTTTTTTGATATTTGGAGTAATGCAGCGTTCATGATTTTCATTTCTTCCTTGGAAATACCTTTCAAAGCAGTTTTTCGGTTATTCTCAACTAAATTTTGTATTTTTTTAATGATTTCTTTCCCGGTTGTCGTGATTTCGAGGTTGGTCTTTCTGCGGTCATCAGGATTTGAATTCCGGATGATGTATTCTGATTTCACCAGCAATTCAATGATTCTTGTTACAGAAGCATTATCCTTAAAAACAAGATCTCCGATTTCATTTTGTATAATTCCGGGATTTTCTAAAATAGCTTTAATAATCAGCCATTGGTCAATTGTAATGCTAAATCCGTTTGCTTTTAATTGCCTTTGAGCATAATTTCTGTACGCCCGGATCGCTTTATCGATGTTATAAAATATAATTGAATCTAACTTTTCCATTGTTTAGAATTTTTAATTGAATTAAAATGACTTATCAATTATTGATATGTCAATTAATTTGTTGCTCGAAATTTTGTTTTGTTACAATGGAGAAATAAATTTTTTAGATTAAAATAAAAACCACCGTTTTATGGTGGTTTATGAGTTAAATTATTGATAAAGATTTTCTCTAATCTCAATTAAAATCTTTGATGTTTTCTCCAAATCCGGATAATCCGGAAGAGTGGAAACAGAATGATAATGTTCAATAGATTTTATCAGATTTTCCGCTTTCTTCATTACATTTTCATATGACCAGTTTCCAGCTTTGATGTCGAGTAGCTCATCACGGTTCTCTACACGAATATTCAATGAATTGGTTTTAAAAATCTGTTCACACGACTGCAAAAGACGAATCGTATGCATCATATTTTTACTGTCATAATTTTGTCCGTGATTCTGATTAACGTTGTAGCGGTCTTCATTTCGCTCCGAAACCCACTTCCAGTATTCACGATAATCTTTGCAATAGGTGGAATAAGCATCCAGGTTACAAAAAAGATAAGCAACAGGTTTTTCCTCTTTAGGAACCGATGAAACGGAAACCTGATTGGCTTCTTCATTCTGAATAATTCCTTTATAGTTCAGGTCTTCGGATTCGTCATAGAAAAGAGCGAAGATTCCTTTGGTGTTGTCGAGACTTACCAAACCGCATTTTTCCTGTAAAAGACCACCCCGTCCTGCGGACACCCCTCCAGAGGAAGGGAATTCTCGCAGCCATTTTTTCAACGGAACAGAACCTTGATCTTGCAAAATATAACAGAAATCAAGAATGGATTTTCTTTCTTTATCAATCGGATTGAGGATTTTTTTGTTGAGTCCTTTTGCCTTTTTGATTTGTGAAATCGCATAACCTGCAAAGGTATCTTTGCACAGTTTCGAAAGAAAATCTTCGGGTCTCAGCAAATCCATCAACGGGTTTTTATATTGAATGCAATCTTCCGGACTTGCCAGAATTTCTAAAATATTCGGATTGTTCTTTTGTAGCAATTCAACCAGTCTCCCTATTTCATAGTATGTAATATCATTTGTTTTATTGGAAATCTGAGGGATATAATTTAATCCAAAAAAATCTTCTTTCGGTATATAATACACTCCGCGAATATCTGTGTCGGAGTTTTCCGTTGCGAGCCCGAAAGAGCGGCTTCCTGAGATGGTCTCGAAGAGGATGAGGTTGCGGGATTTTAAGTATTTTATATCCATTTAATTAGTTTATAAGTTATTTTTTAATATTTCTCTAAAGACCTTCTCCATCTCATTCTTATTCGCATTTCCACTTTTCAAGCTCTTCGCTCTTTCCTCATTATCCGCTATCATTTTCTCCAAAAATCCAAACAATTCCCAATCATTCAGATGGTAATAAGATTCTCCTTTTGTGGCTTTTAAGGCAATTAAATTTTCTATTTTCGTTCTCATAAAATCATCCACTAAAACCAGTAACTCACTAAACAAAACAGGAGGAACGGTCCCTTTTTCCAATATCCATTTTCCTGTTAATGTGGTTCGAAGACAGTAAAAATAAGATTTCAGTTTTACTTCATCACTTCTGCAGGCTTCCAGATATTTTTTGCTCATGCTCAGATAATGGTAGGAAACCGCTATCGGAGAAAAATATTCATCCGCCAAAGGTTTGAATAAATCGTAAAATTTTTCATTTTTCACATAAACGATAGGTGAGTAAAACCAACTCAACAAAGCTGCATTTGATTTCAATAACAAATGAAAAGTTTTTCTCAAATCCCATCCGGAACCGTCCAGATCATCTTCGGTCATAAATTCTATCGTTTCATCTTTATCCCACGGCGAAAGATACCAGTCTTTTTCGTGTCGGTATATGAAACGTATATCATAATCGCTGTCAGGAGAAGCAAAACCCCATGCCCGGCTTCCGGATTCTACGGCAAGAAGTATTTTTATACCTCGTTTTTCCTCAACTTCTTTTAGTTTTTCTAATATCTTAGTTGTCATTGTTTTTAATTTATACAGCAAAGTAAAACGCAACCTGCGCAATGTTTTTACGTTGTTTTTTTGAATTTGAGAGTTGCTTTATGGAAGATTTTAATTTTTTTTAACGCAAAGTTTTTATTTTACAGGGTGATCTTATTAAGAGAGCAAAGAATAATCAACAAAGTTGATTTGATGAAGGTTTATTTTCAAGCTTCGTGAAGCAAATTTTATTTGCCTTTGCCTTCTAATACTAAACTGTATGTAAGAAAAGCTTTGCGTTAAAAAATAAAACTGAAAAAATGAATCCAATTTATGAAGGCATTGATTTTGTTAAGGTTTTAGAATTTTTAGAGAACAAATTTTATTTTTAGTCAAATTTTCCAAGTCTTGAATTTTTGTTTCTTTTGTTTCAAGACAAAAGAAAATTAAATACCCGTTTAATACTCGGAATTTAGTAATTTGCATTCCATCATTTAATCTAATAAAAAGACAAAAACTACATTACATCAATGTTAGCAGACGAATTACAACATAAGATCGATTTCAAGACAAAACCTCTAGGCGCATTAGGATTTTTGGAGCAACTGGCTCATAAAATAGGAATGGTTCAGCAGACAACATCTCCAGCATTAATTAAACCTCACATGGTTGTTTTCGCGGCCGATCATGGAATTGCAACAGCAGGAGTAAGCGCTTATCCACAGGAAGTTACTTACCAGATGGTGATGAACTTTTTAGGTGGAGGTGCGGCAATCAATGTTTTTTGTAGACAGAACGGGATTAACATAAAAGTTGTGGATGCAGGAGTCAATTTCGATTTTCCTGAAGGTCTGAATTTAATAGATAAAAAAGTACGAAAATCCAGCAGAAATATCCTAGAAGAACCGGCAATGACCGTTGATGAATATCAACAGGCGCTGGAAAATGGTAGATCTGTTGTAAAAGAAATTGCTGAAACAGGCTGTAATATCATCGGTTTTGGGGAAATGGGGATCGGAAATACTTCGGCTTCTTCGTTAATGATGAGCCAGCTGTTCAATATTCCGATTGCGGATTGTGTGGGAAGAGGAACCGGTTTAAATGATGTCCAGCTGCAGAATAAAATTGATATTCTTTCAAAATGTATAGAAAGATATCCGACTCTTGAAACAGCAGACGAAATTGCACAAACTTTCGGAGGATTGGAAATTGCTCAGATGATGGGTGCCATGGAAGAAGCATACCGACAAAATATGTTAATCCTGATTGACGGATTTATTGCAACGGTTGCTATTTCTGCTTTATTTAAAAAGAACCCTGAGATTTTAGAGAATTGTATCTTTTGTCATGTCAGCGATGAATACGCGCATATCAAATTATTAGAAGTATTAGGTCAAAAAGCGTTGCTGAATCTTAATCTGAGAGTAGGAGAGGGAACAGGTTGTGCATTAGCCTATCCGATTATTCAAAGCGCGGTTAATTTTCTGAATGAAATGTCGAGTTTTGAAGATGCAAATGTTTCAAATAAAGACTAAATGAAAGCTCTAAAGAATGAACTGATTTATTTCGCAACGGCTCTGATGTTCTTCACTAGAATTCCTGTTCCGTTCAAAGTTCCGTATTCTAGTGAGATTATGAACAGATCCCAGAAATATTTTTCTTGGGTTGGATTATTGGTTGGAGTGATCAATGTTGCTATTTTCTATCTTTCTTTTCAGCTTTTTAACCTTGAAATAGCGATTGTTTTAATGATGATTTCAAGTGTTTTGCTGACTGGTGCTTTCCATGAAGATGGCTTTACGGATGTTTGTGACAGTTTCGGAGGAGGTTATGGCAAAGAGAAAATTATGACCATCATGAAAGACAGTCGTGTTGGAGCTTATGGAGCGATTGGAATCATTTTGTTATTTGCCTTAAAATTTTTCAGCATTAAAGAACTGGGAAGTATTGATCTAACGAAAACTTTGGCTATCATTATTTTCGCCCATACATCAAGCCGGTTTATTTCCGGAACGATGATTTATACCCATCAGTATGTCACAGATATTGATGCCAGCAAATCAAAACCGTTGGCGAATAAACCATTGGATGGAAAGTCTTTATTCATAAGCTTTTTAGCCGTTCTTATTGCATTTTCATTGCTTCCGGATTGGCGATTAATTCCGGCTTTTATATTGGCTTATATCGGGAAGATGTACCTGGGTTGGTATTTTAAAAAACATATCGGAGGGTATACCGGTGACTGTTTGGGAACGGTTCAGCAGGTTGGTGAGGTTTTATTCTATTTAGCAACCATTATCGTATGGAAATTCATTTAATTCGTCATACTGCGGTAGAAAATCCGGATCATTTGTGTTATGGATTTGCCGAAATGCCTTTAAGAAAAGACTTTGAAGAAGATTTAACGGTCGTGCAAATTGATAATGATTTTGATTTAATCGTTTCAAGCCCATCCCAACGCTGTCAGTTGCTAGCAAAATATTTTAAATTGAATTACATAACTGATGAAAGAATCCATGAGATGAATTTCGGGGATTGGGAGCTGAAAAAATGGTCGGAAATTCCGGAAGAGGAAATCAATCCTTGGTATGAAGATTTTATTAATGTAAAAGCTAAAAACGGTGAGAATTTATTAGGAATGCAAACCCGTGTTTCTGAGTTCTGGAATGAGTTGATTTCGAAAGAAAATGTTGATAAAGTTTTGATTGTAACCCATGCCGGAGTCATTCGATTGATCCTTCAGACT from Chryseobacterium camelliae includes these protein-coding regions:
- a CDS encoding adenosylcobinamide-GDP ribazoletransferase gives rise to the protein MKALKNELIYFATALMFFTRIPVPFKVPYSSEIMNRSQKYFSWVGLLVGVINVAIFYLSFQLFNLEIAIVLMMISSVLLTGAFHEDGFTDVCDSFGGGYGKEKIMTIMKDSRVGAYGAIGIILLFALKFFSIKELGSIDLTKTLAIIIFAHTSSRFISGTMIYTHQYVTDIDASKSKPLANKPLDGKSLFISFLAVLIAFSLLPDWRLIPAFILAYIGKMYLGWYFKKHIGGYTGDCLGTVQQVGEVLFYLATIIVWKFI
- the cobC gene encoding alpha-ribazole phosphatase family protein translates to MEIHLIRHTAVENPDHLCYGFAEMPLRKDFEEDLTVVQIDNDFDLIVSSPSQRCQLLAKYFKLNYITDERIHEMNFGDWELKKWSEIPEEEINPWYEDFINVKAKNGENLLGMQTRVSEFWNELISKENVDKVLIVTHAGVIRLILQTILQFPLENIFNIQIDYGKRVVVDVKNELASIKKVNI